In a single window of the Melioribacteraceae bacterium genome:
- the cimA gene encoding citramalate synthase, whose amino-acid sequence MESNLIELFDTTLRDGTQGEGVNVSVQDKLVIAQKLDDFGIDIIEGGWPGSNPRDEEFFERAKRIKLTHASICAFGSTARFPDKIDSDNNLNMLLKAESPYVSIFGKTWLFHAEKGLGLTADENEELIFKSVKFLKDHGRTVVFDAEHFFDGYKDNNGFAIRMLKAAQSGGADVITLCDTNGGSLPGEVYDIVIDVKKQLSKPIGIHAHNDGELGVANSLAAISAGAVHVQGTINGVGERCGNANLISIIPNLILKMGKNTKHNLALEQLTPLSNFIFEIMNLIPNTRAPFVGKSAFAHKGGIHVSAVLKDSRMYEHISPGTIGNKQRVLVSDLAGQSNIRYKAKEFGVDLSNENELSKKIVNHIKSLEYDGYQFDGAEASFELILREETNEFSPYFKTLDSKISVTFDNQKNSVAEAVLKIDVNGEIEHTAANGDGPVNALDNALRKALTRFYPEISQIELIDYKVRVLNEKHGTSAKVRVLIESSDGQETWSTVGVSQNIIQASWQALCDSVNYKLFKIKKLEAAQ is encoded by the coding sequence ATGGAATCAAATCTGATAGAACTTTTTGATACAACATTACGTGATGGTACACAAGGAGAAGGTGTTAATGTATCTGTTCAGGATAAATTAGTAATTGCTCAAAAACTTGACGATTTCGGGATTGATATAATTGAGGGAGGTTGGCCCGGCAGCAATCCAAGAGATGAGGAATTTTTTGAGAGGGCAAAAAGAATAAAACTGACTCATGCGTCGATTTGCGCATTTGGGTCAACCGCCCGTTTTCCAGATAAGATTGATTCCGATAATAATTTAAATATGCTGTTGAAAGCTGAAAGTCCCTACGTTTCAATATTCGGTAAAACATGGCTCTTTCATGCAGAGAAGGGATTAGGCTTAACAGCAGATGAAAATGAGGAGCTGATTTTTAAATCAGTTAAATTTTTGAAGGATCATGGAAGAACAGTTGTTTTTGATGCCGAGCATTTTTTTGATGGATACAAAGACAATAATGGATTCGCGATAAGAATGTTGAAAGCGGCGCAGAGTGGCGGAGCGGATGTGATCACACTTTGTGATACGAATGGTGGATCGCTTCCGGGTGAAGTTTATGATATTGTTATTGATGTAAAAAAACAATTAAGTAAACCAATTGGGATTCATGCACATAATGATGGTGAACTTGGCGTAGCAAACTCGCTTGCCGCAATAAGCGCGGGTGCTGTTCATGTTCAAGGTACAATAAATGGGGTAGGTGAAAGATGCGGAAATGCAAATTTGATAAGTATAATTCCTAATTTGATATTAAAGATGGGAAAGAATACAAAGCATAATTTAGCTTTGGAACAATTAACTCCCCTTTCTAACTTCATTTTTGAAATAATGAATTTAATTCCCAATACGAGAGCGCCATTTGTCGGGAAATCAGCATTCGCACACAAAGGTGGAATACATGTAAGCGCCGTATTAAAAGACAGCCGCATGTATGAACATATTAGTCCGGGAACAATCGGCAATAAACAACGTGTGCTAGTTTCAGACCTTGCAGGGCAGAGCAATATTCGTTATAAAGCAAAAGAGTTTGGGGTTGATCTTTCCAATGAAAATGAGCTGAGTAAAAAAATAGTAAATCATATTAAATCGCTTGAGTATGATGGCTACCAATTCGATGGAGCCGAAGCATCATTTGAATTAATTTTACGAGAGGAGACGAATGAATTTTCACCCTACTTTAAGACTTTAGACTCCAAAATAAGTGTCACTTTTGATAATCAAAAAAATTCAGTTGCCGAAGCTGTACTGAAAATAGATGTGAATGGAGAAATTGAACATACTGCGGCAAACGGTGATGGACCTGTAAACGCATTGGATAATGCTCTTCGAAAAGCATTAACCCGGTTTTATCCCGAAATTTCTCAAATTGAACTGATTGATTATAAGGTTCGTGTGTTAAATGAAAAACATGGTACCAGCGCAAAAGTTCGAGTATTAATAGAATCAAGTGATGGACAAGAAACATGGTCCACAGTAGGTGTTTCGCAAAATATAATACAGGCTAGCTGGCAGGCTTTGTGTGATAGTGTAAATTATAAATTATTCAAGATAAAGAAACTAGAAGCGGCTCAGTGA